In one window of Cellulophaga sp. HaHa_2_95 DNA:
- a CDS encoding D-alanyl-D-alanine carboxypeptidase/D-alanyl-D-alanine-endopeptidase, translating to MRRILFLLLIINLLHSCSASKIKKIRKETQQAFMEPFYDNQFLGVFIYDPTRNDTLVKYNSEKFFTPASTTKIATLYTALNVLPKNIPSLKYHTTGDTVYIEGTGDPSLLHPYFKDSTALHFLKGYKHIKLNLHNFETTAYGPGWAWEDYDAYYQPERSSLPMYGNVLSVYKNDSITITPSFFKNDIKPMVAPKARSQHQNIFYNNLHKKDTTVTPFIVDDTLVKSLLDTALNKNVELISKFPKVNKQTVYSIPTDSILKRMMAVSDNFLAEQLLILSSATLSDTLNLKNAQRYILEQNLADLKHQPRWVDGSGLSRYNLFTPESLVHILKKIYMEQSQERIFDLFPAGGVSGTLTNWYGGINEPYLYAKSGSLGNVYCLSGYLRTKSGKTLIFSIMNNHYKQPTEELKKRMQLVFENLRDHY from the coding sequence ATGAGAAGAATATTATTTTTATTACTGATTATCAACTTATTACATAGTTGTAGCGCTTCAAAAATCAAAAAAATACGTAAAGAAACACAGCAAGCGTTTATGGAGCCTTTTTACGATAATCAGTTTTTAGGAGTGTTCATTTATGACCCTACAAGAAACGATACACTTGTAAAATACAATAGTGAAAAATTTTTTACACCTGCTAGTACTACTAAAATAGCCACCTTGTATACTGCCTTAAATGTGTTGCCTAAAAATATACCTTCTCTTAAATATCACACTACTGGAGACACGGTTTATATAGAAGGCACAGGAGATCCTAGTTTATTACATCCGTATTTTAAAGATAGTACGGCTCTCCATTTTTTAAAAGGGTACAAACATATCAAATTGAACCTACATAATTTTGAAACTACCGCTTATGGGCCCGGATGGGCTTGGGAAGATTATGATGCCTATTACCAGCCAGAACGTTCCTCATTACCCATGTATGGGAATGTTTTATCCGTTTATAAAAACGATTCCATAACAATTACCCCATCGTTCTTTAAAAATGATATTAAACCGATGGTTGCACCAAAGGCACGTAGTCAGCATCAAAATATTTTTTATAATAATCTCCATAAAAAAGACACTACCGTAACTCCCTTTATAGTAGATGATACGTTAGTTAAAAGTTTGCTTGATACTGCTTTAAACAAGAATGTAGAACTAATAAGCAAATTTCCTAAAGTAAATAAACAAACAGTCTATAGTATCCCCACAGATTCTATTTTAAAAAGAATGATGGCGGTTAGTGATAATTTCCTAGCGGAACAATTACTTATTTTATCTAGCGCCACACTTTCTGATACCTTAAATTTAAAAAACGCACAGCGCTATATTTTAGAACAAAACCTTGCAGATTTAAAGCACCAACCTAGATGGGTAGATGGCTCAGGACTTTCTAGATATAATTTATTTACCCCTGAATCTTTAGTTCATATTTTAAAAAAAATATACATGGAACAATCACAGGAACGAATCTTTGATTTATTTCCTGCAGGAGGTGTTTCCGGTACGTTGACAAATTGGTACGGAGGAATAAACGAACCATATCTATATGCCAAATCTGGTTCTTTAGGTAATGTATATTGTTTAAGTGGTTATTTACGAACCAAATCTGGTAAGACTTTGATTTTTAGCATCATGAACAATCACTACAAACAACCTACTGAGGAACTAAAGAAACGAATGCAATTGGTCTTCGAGAATTTAAGAGACCACTATTAG
- a CDS encoding NUDIX domain-containing protein produces MKNGTVKNITKKLLSDNWYRLDKYFFDYHKEDGSWEKQEREVYDCGDAAAILLIHRERASVILTKQFRMPAYQNGVATGMLVEVCAGLLEGDTPEVCIKKEVIEETGYQIPEVSKVFESFMVPGTVKQKVHFFIGYIDDTMKINAGGGADDETENIEVLEIPLSEAYDMIASGAIIDGKSIMLLQHVKIQQLS; encoded by the coding sequence TTGAAAAACGGAACGGTAAAAAATATAACGAAAAAACTGTTATCAGATAACTGGTATAGGTTAGATAAATATTTCTTTGATTATCATAAAGAAGATGGTTCTTGGGAAAAACAAGAACGAGAAGTTTATGATTGTGGTGATGCTGCAGCTATTCTTTTAATACATAGAGAAAGAGCATCTGTTATTTTAACCAAACAGTTTCGGATGCCTGCTTATCAAAATGGTGTGGCTACAGGAATGCTTGTTGAGGTTTGCGCCGGACTTTTAGAAGGGGATACTCCTGAGGTGTGTATCAAAAAAGAGGTTATTGAAGAGACTGGCTATCAAATTCCTGAAGTCAGTAAGGTTTTTGAGAGTTTCATGGTGCCGGGTACGGTGAAGCAAAAAGTCCACTTTTTTATAGGTTATATTGATGATACCATGAAAATCAATGCGGGTGGTGGTGCAGATGATGAAACTGAAAATATTGAGGTGTTAGAAATTCCGCTATCCGAAGCTTATGATATGATTGCTTCTGGAGCTATAATTGATGGTAAATCAATTATGTTATTACAACATGTAAAAATACAGCAGCTTTCTTAA
- a CDS encoding TIGR00266 family protein, with protein sequence MNAHEIDFQIFGEEMQFVEIELDPQEAVVAEAGSFMMMDSDIKMDTIFGDGSNQDKGVLGKIFSAGKRMLTGESLFMTAFLNIGQVKRKVSFASPYPGKILPIDLSETQGKFICQKDAFLCAAKGVSIGIEFSKRLGRGLFGGEGFIMQKLEGDGLAFVHAGGTLAKKELKSGEVLRVDTGCIVGFTQHVDYDIEFVGGIKNTVFGGEGLFYATLRGPGTVYVQSLPFSRLAGRVLAAIPSGGNTKGEGSILGGIGNLLDGDN encoded by the coding sequence ATGAATGCACATGAAATAGATTTTCAGATATTTGGAGAAGAAATGCAGTTTGTAGAAATAGAACTAGATCCTCAAGAAGCTGTTGTCGCAGAGGCAGGGAGTTTTATGATGATGGACTCCGATATTAAAATGGATACCATTTTTGGAGACGGTTCTAATCAGGATAAAGGTGTTTTAGGTAAAATATTTTCTGCAGGAAAGCGTATGCTTACGGGTGAAAGCTTATTTATGACGGCTTTTTTAAATATAGGTCAAGTAAAACGTAAGGTTAGTTTTGCATCTCCTTATCCGGGAAAAATACTTCCGATAGATTTATCTGAAACACAGGGTAAATTTATATGCCAGAAAGATGCTTTTCTTTGTGCCGCAAAAGGTGTTTCTATTGGTATTGAATTTTCAAAACGTTTAGGAAGAGGTTTGTTTGGTGGGGAAGGATTTATCATGCAAAAATTAGAAGGCGACGGTTTGGCATTTGTGCATGCAGGAGGTACTTTAGCAAAAAAAGAATTAAAATCAGGAGAAGTTCTCCGGGTAGATACTGGATGTATTGTGGGCTTTACACAACATGTAGATTATGATATTGAATTTGTAGGAGGTATTAAAAATACTGTATTTGGCGGGGAAGGATTATTTTATGCTACGCTGCGTGGTCCAGGAACGGTATATGTGCAATCGTTACCTTTTAGTAGACTAGCAGGTCGTGTTCTTGCTGCAATACCAAGCGGGGGCAATACCAAAGGAGAAGGAAGTATTCTTGGAGGTATTGGAAATTTATTAGATGGTGATAATTAA
- a CDS encoding DUF4442 domain-containing protein, producing MGVSASKFNSFTFFKLPSAWWCGVRLRHIDTKKAVVTVTHRWINQNPFNSMFWAVQGMAAELSTGAMMIDQIKESGQKISMLVANNNASFTKKATGKITFTCEDGHLIKEGIDKTVATGEGQTIWMKSVGVNTDGVVVSTFNFEWTIKLRKK from the coding sequence ATGGGAGTTTCCGCAAGTAAGTTTAATTCGTTTACATTTTTTAAATTGCCTTCTGCTTGGTGGTGTGGTGTGCGTTTGCGTCATATAGATACAAAGAAAGCAGTAGTAACAGTAACCCATAGATGGATAAATCAAAATCCTTTTAATTCTATGTTTTGGGCAGTTCAAGGTATGGCGGCAGAATTATCTACTGGCGCTATGATGATTGATCAAATTAAAGAAAGCGGACAGAAAATATCGATGTTAGTAGCAAATAATAACGCTAGTTTCACTAAAAAGGCTACAGGTAAAATTACATTTACGTGTGAGGACGGTCATTTAATTAAAGAAGGTATTGATAAAACGGTAGCGACAGGAGAAGGTCAAACTATTTGGATGAAATCTGTAGGAGTTAATACCGATGGAGTAGTGGTATCTACCTTTAATTTTGAGTGGACTATTAAGTTAAGAAAGAAATAG
- a CDS encoding DUF4870 domain-containing protein, which yields MTDTISKHEKNLSAILHASTFSKFFIPFGNFIVPLVLWTANKNEYKYVDYNGKQALNFQLSLLLYSILIGIISIPLFLGLIPNLFDFGNFSFGNLNHFNTMNFHFDSNDFRFGSWLIPFGVSGLLHGALFALNIVYTILAVIKTNEGQEFSYPLTIKFIK from the coding sequence ATGACAGATACTATATCAAAACACGAAAAAAACCTCTCTGCAATTTTGCACGCATCGACGTTCTCTAAGTTTTTTATTCCTTTCGGAAACTTTATAGTTCCTTTGGTTCTTTGGACCGCAAATAAGAATGAATATAAGTATGTAGATTATAATGGAAAACAAGCTTTAAATTTTCAATTAAGCTTATTGCTTTATTCCATACTTATTGGCATTATAAGTATTCCATTATTTTTAGGGTTAATTCCAAACCTATTTGATTTTGGAAATTTCTCATTTGGAAATTTAAATCATTTTAATACTATGAATTTTCATTTTGACAGTAATGACTTCAGGTTTGGTTCCTGGCTGATTCCTTTTGGAGTAAGCGGTTTATTACACGGAGCTCTATTTGCACTAAATATTGTATATACCATTTTAGCCGTCATAAAAACAAATGAAGGTCAAGAATTTTCATATCCATTAACTATTAAATTTATAAAGTAA
- a CDS encoding PadR family transcriptional regulator yields the protein MNVENTKAQMRKGVLEYCILSILNGEDKYASEILETLKNAKMLVVEGTIYPLLTRLKNAGLLNYRWEESTSGPPRKYYTLTETGKLFLKELDTTWDELRSATNLVTNNKNN from the coding sequence ATGAATGTAGAAAATACAAAGGCGCAAATGCGTAAAGGTGTACTGGAATATTGCATCCTCTCTATTTTAAATGGAGAAGACAAATATGCATCAGAAATCCTTGAAACATTAAAGAATGCCAAAATGCTTGTGGTAGAGGGTACCATCTATCCTTTATTAACACGATTAAAAAATGCAGGCTTATTAAATTATCGTTGGGAAGAGTCTACTTCTGGACCACCAAGAAAATACTATACATTGACTGAAACAGGGAAGCTATTTCTAAAAGAATTAGACACTACTTGGGATGAATTACGAAGTGCTACTAACCTAGTGACCAACAACAAAAACAACTAA
- a CDS encoding PspC domain-containing protein encodes MNKTVNINLANILFHIDENAYNKMRRYLESVKRSFANTSGSDEILADIEARIAELFHEKLANERQVITTKEVDEVIAIMGQPEDYMVDEDIFDDEPVTASKEPKRVKKLYRDIDAKYVAGVSAGLGHYIGVDPIWVRILWIVLTVGSGGSFALIYGLLWILIPEAKTTAQKLDMRGEDVNISNIERKVKEGFDEVADRVKNVDYEKVGNKVKSSGKTFFDTLGEIIMFFFKIIGKFVGIILIITGGAGLIAMLIGLFTVGVFDTVHLGPLNLYELVDATNTPFWIVAIVAFLLVAIPLFFLLYLGLKILITNLKSIGSVAKFSLLGLWLISFIAIIILGAKQASSRAFWDSAITDTEYYINSPNDTLNIAFSSNDLHWNRRTLNIGDMIVSYDDNGQEILSSQDVEFNFKTSKDSLIHIEVQKNSNGKSFLNARETAEKIDYEFRLEGNTLELDEFLTTRRENKFKNQEVRVFIYLPKGMKLKFLNTVDNCWRINTKNDSKINDCDVYDFKWMMGNNGTLQCLDCPVKELEFSEDENRVKINGNGIDININENGEKGKIKINEDGIDIDVHDNGESFILKIDENGIRVDADEN; translated from the coding sequence ATGAACAAAACTGTAAATATAAATCTCGCTAATATACTTTTTCATATTGATGAAAATGCGTACAATAAAATGCGACGTTATCTAGAATCTGTAAAAAGATCATTTGCAAATACCTCAGGTAGTGATGAAATTTTAGCAGATATTGAAGCAAGAATCGCAGAATTATTTCATGAGAAACTAGCCAATGAACGCCAGGTCATTACCACCAAAGAAGTCGATGAAGTCATCGCTATCATGGGGCAGCCAGAAGATTATATGGTTGATGAAGATATTTTTGATGATGAACCTGTAACTGCTTCAAAAGAGCCCAAAAGAGTTAAAAAATTATACCGAGATATTGATGCTAAATATGTAGCAGGTGTTTCCGCTGGCTTAGGGCATTATATTGGAGTAGATCCTATTTGGGTGCGTATACTTTGGATTGTATTAACCGTTGGTTCTGGAGGTAGTTTTGCTTTAATTTATGGCTTATTATGGATTTTGATTCCTGAAGCCAAAACAACCGCACAGAAACTAGACATGCGTGGTGAAGATGTGAACATCAGTAACATTGAACGTAAAGTAAAAGAGGGTTTTGATGAAGTTGCAGACCGTGTAAAAAATGTTGATTACGAAAAAGTAGGTAATAAAGTTAAAAGTAGTGGGAAAACTTTTTTTGACACCCTTGGCGAAATCATCATGTTCTTCTTTAAAATCATAGGGAAATTTGTTGGAATCATATTAATTATTACAGGCGGTGCCGGATTAATCGCTATGCTAATTGGTCTATTTACAGTGGGTGTTTTTGATACTGTTCACTTAGGGCCATTAAACTTATATGAATTAGTAGATGCTACAAATACTCCTTTTTGGATTGTAGCCATAGTTGCTTTTCTCTTAGTAGCTATACCTCTATTCTTTTTATTATATCTAGGATTAAAAATTCTAATTACCAATTTAAAATCTATAGGGTCTGTCGCTAAATTTTCACTCTTAGGCCTATGGTTAATATCCTTTATTGCTATTATCATACTTGGTGCTAAACAAGCTTCTTCTAGAGCTTTCTGGGATAGCGCAATTACAGATACAGAATATTACATCAACAGTCCTAATGACACTTTAAATATTGCTTTTTCCTCTAATGATCTACATTGGAATAGACGTACTTTAAATATTGGTGATATGATTGTGAGTTACGATGACAACGGACAAGAAATATTATCCTCTCAAGATGTAGAGTTTAATTTTAAAACTTCAAAAGATTCTCTTATTCACATAGAAGTTCAGAAAAACTCTAATGGAAAATCGTTCTTAAATGCCCGAGAGACTGCTGAAAAAATTGATTATGAATTTAGATTAGAAGGCAACACGCTAGAATTAGATGAATTCTTGACAACGCGAAGAGAAAACAAATTTAAAAATCAAGAGGTTCGTGTATTTATTTACTTGCCAAAAGGAATGAAATTAAAGTTTTTGAATACCGTGGATAACTGCTGGCGCATAAACACTAAAAATGATAGCAAAATTAACGATTGCGATGTCTATGATTTTAAATGGATGATGGGAAACAATGGAACCTTACAATGCCTAGATTGTCCTGTAAAAGAATTAGAATTCTCTGAGGATGAAAATCGCGTAAAAATAAATGGTAACGGTATAGATATCAACATCAATGAAAATGGAGAAAAAGGCAAAATTAAAATAAATGAAGATGGTATTGATATTGATGTTCATGACAATGGCGAATCATTTATCTTAAAAATAGACGAAAACGGCATCCGTGTTGATGCCGATGAAAACTAG
- a CDS encoding head GIN domain-containing protein, with protein sequence MTTLVRIAITLALSVFLTSCGMDIKIGEFGSGVKGNGIVTQDIRPVNEDFTEISASEGLEVIVTQAAVFEIKVEADENIIDLIGTDINNNALKIHAIENIGNATKKVYVSLPNISELKSSSGANVTATNTLKSDKLTIDSSSGSLVNVNIVTEELTIDASSGANLKILGEATNATIDASSGSNVSGKELTSKTCNAEASSGANVAIYVSETLHADASSGGNISYSGKAKVNANKSVSGSVTFND encoded by the coding sequence ATGACAACTTTAGTAAGAATTGCAATCACACTAGCACTAAGCGTTTTTTTAACATCCTGCGGAATGGATATAAAAATAGGCGAATTTGGATCTGGCGTTAAAGGAAACGGGATAGTAACCCAAGACATAAGACCCGTAAATGAAGATTTCACAGAAATTTCGGCCTCAGAAGGTTTAGAAGTCATTGTAACCCAAGCAGCGGTATTTGAAATTAAAGTTGAGGCAGATGAGAATATTATTGATTTAATAGGAACAGATATTAATAACAATGCCCTTAAGATTCATGCTATCGAAAACATTGGTAATGCTACAAAAAAAGTATATGTTTCTTTACCTAATATATCAGAATTAAAAAGCTCTAGCGGTGCAAACGTAACAGCCACAAACACCCTTAAATCAGACAAACTAACAATAGATTCTAGTAGTGGTTCTCTAGTTAATGTAAACATTGTAACAGAGGAACTAACTATTGATGCTAGTAGTGGCGCTAATCTTAAAATTCTAGGAGAAGCTACTAATGCTACTATTGATGCTAGTAGTGGCTCAAATGTAAGTGGTAAAGAATTGACCTCAAAAACTTGTAACGCAGAGGCAAGTAGCGGTGCTAATGTTGCTATTTATGTATCAGAAACATTACATGCAGATGCTAGTAGCGGAGGGAATATATCTTATTCCGGTAAAGCAAAAGTAAATGCTAATAAAAGTGTTTCGGGTAGTGTTACCTTCAACGATTAA